The Lycorma delicatula isolate Av1 chromosome 8, ASM4794821v1, whole genome shotgun sequence DNA segment GCTTTAGTTTTtccctttaaataaaacttcatcagaAACTAGATGTGAAGAGTATTATCATTCTACTGCACAGGGCTTGAGCATTTCAGACTGGTTTTTGAAAGATGTTTGATGTTTATGATATATTGACAATGCATCTCATTTAAACTATGTTAATTTAGAATGTTGTATTTTTGGGACTGTATACTTTGAATTCCTCAAACATGTCTACTTTTCATCTGTTAGTCAATTACATGTAAGATTTTAATGTTGCTGATGTTTGGGTTCTTATGAACAAAAGTGCATTTGGCAGTGAAGTCTTTGTACAATTGTAAAAAAGCTACCTGTATGTTGTGGCTAAAATTTATATGGAATTTTCACAGTCAAGTTAGCAGATTCTAACTATAATAAGTAGGGCAAAAAGGCACAGTTTTTTCATATTGTAACAAAGTACACATAAAAGTACTTCACTCTCCTACTAAATGCactttttcaaactattttactGTAACCACACACAAACATCAACAACatgaaaatcttaatttaaagcaataaaatggATAGACTTTAACAacatggaataaataaaatatgcaccAATAACTCCCTAgagaaattaatacaatttaaatcacGTACATCTTTTACCGAATCACAAACaacaaagatttttcaaaattgaataacACATTTGCCAATAGCTctgaaaaatcttgatttaaaaCAAGAGCTAGTTCACTCAGATAAAGTCTTTATAATCTTTATCTTAAATTGCAGAATAATGAAGTTGATTTTTAACcattaaatcattttcaaatgtGGTAAATCATTTATACCAAAATTCAAACATCCATTTTATTAGAATCATAATTACATACTacctccatatatatatatatatatattaattaattaatatatttaattaattaataaaatctgtgaATGCAAAAagtacagttattaaaaataaatattttgttatcttgtattaaaaatttgtaaacaaattttcattcatatattacaaatacttattattactaatattattacactttcaaaattaaatttttaataataattgttactttgaaataaatacggaataattttcacaagaaaataataattcacaaattctacaacaaaaaatgtatgcaGTCTGGGTTGAATATAATGTTAACCATTAGGTCTGTGGAACTTCACcctacacattaaaaaattaaattcactggaTATAATGATTAGTTGTGATGTTTTATGATTACAAAtatcactgaatttttttctaacaaaaaatatacatcaaagtttttaaatacaaaataaggaaaaataaacagttttaaatatcaggaaaaatattacaaaatgcaTACAAACTAATACAACAACGTGTTTatatcaataaatgtttaaactaGCTGGTCTCGCTTTGCTTGCCTGACCATCTAGACAAAGGGGCTTCACCCCCTGGACCACGACAAATTTGTTATCCTCATCActgttagaatattaaatattttacagatatttattaatgaaaaaaaaattaatcattttacttgatTAAATTTCTGTCGCCATGGtgatagaaataataatgaagtaaaaggatactttttttctttaatgaatatctaattcacaaatttatttctgaGGGGGTTAAGGCTTTGAtgtgtggcttaaaaccttccgtgGGATAACGCAAATGTATcaggaaaaatttgaaagcaatcagttaGCAGGTTCTTGCATGATGCTGTTGCTAACAGACAAActttgtatttacatatataagatttttaagttgtgaatttttaacacagttctaacccaatgttttcttttttatccccaaaacacaaatataattttagataaatcattcaaACAAGTGAATCATTTGAGAAGTATAATAAATTGttcaaacaaattaattgtttaaccacttcatttaaaataaaaatgtgatcacACACTGCAAACAAACCAATGTACCAGCTGTATGTAAGCATATATACcaaacaaaccaacacaccaAGCTGTTTTATTGGAGAGATTAAAGCATTTTAACTCAATGATAAAACCAGGATGTTTGTATGCATCTGAATGTTTAACTTTACATAAGGACATTTAGAaagtattatgaaaaaagaaagaaaaattctattaaaatttaaagatgaaatttacagaaaaagtattaatagaattaacaaaaaaaaaattttagataaaaacttACAATGCATTACTAAGTACTATAAAGCAAAGATATGTTTTTACAGATGGATTTTccgaatgaataataaattaattaaaaatgttttttgagttTTACAGCAGTAACACAATGTTAAATTAAACTGGTTCAACGAAACAGTAAAAGACttggaaaaattacatatttctgatattttatacagagattaatttagaaagaacgtttataattttgaattccagaaaaaggaaaaaatataaaaaaattacagaagaacATCCTGAGAGACTGAGAATTAGGGTGTCAGAAATTCAGAGAAAATGCTGGAATAAGAAAACTTAATTGCAGTCCATATTAAAATAAGCTTCCAAAATGATCTTAAAATTATCCAAATGATATTAAGTTTGCTTTGCacacattttaaaacattaaatgctgtataaaaaaaaaacgtttagctaaaaaaagtaaattacaatttaatatcacATAACACAAGTACGgtgtatgtacatataaaaaaatccaaattaattatcttttctaCTATATTTTAACCATTCTTCATGTCTCTCTTTATTGTTAGGACAacgattattaattaatgaattatcatTGTGTTTTTTTGACATATGTAATGCAAGTTTATGACGACTTGGAAATCCTTTATTACATGTACTACAAGTATGAGGATATTGTCTTGTGTGTGtacataaatgatattttagtaaattaccaACGTGGAAACTAGATGGGCAATAAGGACATTTATATGGACGTTCCAACGTGTGTTTAATTCGTTTATGTTCAGCAACACGTGAAGATGAACGGAAATACTGTTTGCAAATATCACATTGATTTGGATATGGAGTATCGTGATGTTTACGATGTTTATGATATGTGTCATAGAAATAGAATCCTTTTCCACAAACATCACAAATGTGACGAAATTCTTTAAAGTGTTTACCACctttatgttcatttaatatatgcGAGGAAATAAAACCTTTCCCACAGAATTCACAAATAAAAGGGTATTTACCAGTATGTaacatttcatgaatttttaatccTCTACCTgtcattaattgtttattacaaatatgacattgaaatttacttttgtcATGGTTTTTTTCATGAACAATAAGATTTCTGATTACCGTAAATGATTTATTACAAATGGTACAATTCATATTATAACGGTGTGCAAATTCAATATGATTTATAAAAcgggaaacaattttaaaatttttaccacaCACTGTACACATTTTCTCATCTAAATGCACTTTTTTTATATGACTGATAAGatcacattttatattataatcaatattacatgcaaaacaataattatgtttaaaatcagAATGATTTTCTAAAATGTGAGAATAAACCATTTTAATATTAGGAAAAATCTTTTCACAAACAACAcatgatattaaattttgtaaattatcatttttatgttgctgtttaacatgtaattttaaacataatttagttTCAAATTGATGATTACAAAAAgaacaagaaaatttattatttgtttcattagctttttgattattttttgatgtaagattagttattaataattcacCATTTAACAAAGCAACATCTTCAATTACTGTCTTACTTTTATCTGAATTAGGTAAACAACTTGTTTTTTCACTGCAGTTGCTTTTACTGTAAACtatctgtttaatatttattacaccaGATACAGTATTTTCATcactattattgttgttattttctaatttattgatattgaaggtatttattttttcattacaatggttttcattattttccacaTCATCCTTTGTTAATAATGAATTAGAATCAAGTAGTtctattaactgaaaaatattattttctgatgaaatacTCATACTAGATATATTCTTATCAGAATCACTTTCATGTGACTGTAAAACATTATCAGTATttgattcaattttaatttgatcaAAGCTTCTGACTTCAGCCGTATTctcattataatgttttaaatttttttcattaagatttgCATTTGTAAATATggttttgttacaatatatatcattaatattactaTCAAAAACTAATTCTGATTtagaaacatttgttttattcataacatcagttgtattaatattattacttctacacgttctacaatatttttctacCCAGTTACCACATTTTTCACATTTGAACATATTTCTATCTCTTACACAATGTCCTATATCCTGTTCTTGTTCCAAATCACTGTCGACTGAATTGTAACTCAttacatcagtattattttttgttttaattttttcattattatcaaaacaattaactttattagatattttattttcacaaacatcaatgttaactttttttactaaattaatttcatcacGAATTATTTCAGTACAAGATTCaaacatattttctgttttaccaatgttgtaatttttatctgttgCATCATCTTCAGATTCATTTAACACACACATTTGTTCATTATTCATTAAatctttactatttaaatttgtttctagaTCAATATTACTTATACTTGATTCAGTCACTTCTTCATCAATTAAACAAACATCTGAAATCTGttgatttaaatcataattaccTTTTGTAGATATAACTAgatttgtatgaatgttttcAACATGTTGTTTACATGTATTTTCATTCAGATATCTTGAATTACAAACAGAGCATTCATAAGTATTTAATatacgatttttattattaatgatttgtatctttattatatggttgtttattatatgtttattaaaatctcTCTTACCAATTATTGTACAATTACAAATGTTACAGAAAAATGTCAAAGTGTTTGCatcatttttacttataatcATTGTTTCATTGTTTGATGGTTTTGAAGCatccaattttaaattatttccattcTTAATTTCAATTTCAGAGATTTCTTTACAAGATTTATTAGGAGTGCTCATgtaatcctataaaaaaaaatcatcagttttatgttaatattattcatgttttctgtaatactttttttgcaaaacataaaaaatattgaatagaaaTTAGTctgaaatatctgtttttatGTTATGGCTCCctatttttatggtaaattataTTAGCCCTTCTTTATGgtctcaaaagtaaaataatgtaattcttaaTCTATATGGgatgaaataaaatctaatgtaattCTGCACAAACAATTAAAGAAAGTAAACTCAATTCtggtaattttatactttttaagaacttttgaaaaaaaatggccAGAAAGCAAATCTTTcacatcttattaaaaataaaagaaatgctgCTGGCAACCGCAGCTATTACTAAACTTTTCCAGCACTTGCAGAAAAGTACTTAAACTCTTCATctagtaataaaattgaaaacaagagTATAATTAtcctatttatcttttttattaaattaattaatttaaaaaaagactattaAAGAGTTGTATAACTTTTTTGGCTTTACAGAAAGTTTTGTTACAATTGATCAAGGTGATAttgtatctttaaattttacacaaagtaGAGTAATCTTTTACATAAATCTTTACTTGCATTCTTGCAAAGTCTGTTTAGAAAATAAGcagacatttttaattatgcaccagcacagattttttttaaatttatgtaactctGAACTCTGTTCTCAACAAACTACAACTtaggaagaaaattaattggaatattaagtatatatgaggtctgttcagaaaagaaccgaacatttttaattacctaCCAACAGAAATATTTAGTGACATGTAGTTGGGAGCACTGCGTTTGCATAACCCCCGCTGTAATCAAATGTTCTTGGATTATTgctatctcgtttagttttcgtgtaattgttatttgagtgcaacatgtttaagtgttagtagagattttttaatgattgaagtTTTGTCTCAATGGCaacccagcttttgtctcccATTATGATTCtttacatgaatgtttcatcatctttggcttgttcaagaagttgcagACAAACGTCCACTTGATGTTCTTTATGctgttcgatcatcaaagaaggaacaaactttgctgcatgttcaatttttcaatcaaaatgtcatggcatgatccaactCAGATGCTATCTCTTCTTCAAGTTTTCTGACAATCAACAATCTGCACCCACCAGATCACTGATTTTAtgaacgtgggtgtcatcagttgaagtcagtCTTCCTGGTCGATGGTCATCTTCAACTGACTGATGACCAcctttaaatcatgaaaaccattcgtaacattgtgtACTACCCAGAccatcatctccataagcttgtttcaaaagttgaaacgtttttGTGAAGGTTTTCTCCAGTTTCATGcaacattttatgttgtattgttgctcctAAAAATcccacattacaaaaatcactactaacacttaaatacATGGCACTAAAATAACAACAACATGATGACTAAATGAGATATCAGCAATCCAAAAACAAGcagttacagaggaggttatgcagaacacaatgctgctaaCCACACATCACTAAATAACTGTgttggtgcgtaattaaaaatgtctggttattttctaaacagactTTGTAAGAATGCAAgtaaagatttatgtaaaaaattattctactttgtgtaAAATTTAGAGATATCACCTTGatcaattgtaacaaaaaataaaaggcaTCAATAATCCATTTTTAGAAGTCATCACTGATAATCCATCTGAAGATATTAAGTAAACCATAACTAACGATGAACATATGCAAAAATATTGAGCTTATCCCTGAATGAAATTACTCAAATATATAACCAGACTGACatattaatgtaaagaaattataataattagtacaATAATGTAATGTTCAGTCTAGAAatgacaaatatgaaaaaaaatttgtctcccTCTCGCtcattatgataatttaaacaaGATGTCTAAACatcatcagaaagtatcttaacCTACGTAAGggatattaaattatgtgaaaagatTCACCTTCtccctttgagtaaaattttgagatacaggcCCAATGGTGATTGTACCTGCCTGCCCCTTGACCAGTTTTGAACTAAATTTGATGGCATCAATCCCTTATATACAAAAATCATCAAACCAAATTTCATCCAGTCTAGATATTCCAAGcaaaaaacaggccaacatatgttcatatatatatttatcctttATCCAGAATTTTTAAAGACTAAAATCGTGTTTGTAGGTTAGAGAAAGAGAAATGTTAATGATTTGGTTGGAaatgattaataaagaaattttgaaactgactaattgaaactgtaaaatattaggaaaactgtaatctgtaaaagaaaaatttgataaaaaaaaggaaataaaacacaACTTTAATGGTTTTGTTTGTAATCAAAATAAGTTAACCCTTaccaattttttatctaataaaagatTAAGCAAAaagtccatttttatattttttggaacaTGTTCAGTTCATTTGTCTAGTTCTACTTCATTTTTTGTCGgcttattatacagagtgtttctaaaatggtggttGGTTATagtttttcggattctatttgtaaagcTAAACCGAAATTATCCtttagaaaaatggcaatttctccttcttcACCCCCTGTATGccactttgttatttatgtaaagatttatatctcaagttcggatagaggaatcagaTTACTATTTAGTAaacatcttggtaataaagttttaaaattagcaaaaaatcaggactaaatacctttgcaaattacaaaatggtggccatgtttatttttcagtccgttatatttccataaatattaagtcttataaaaatttatgttttgctaaTATTAAGCcttctattttgaataaaatgatattttatattttaaaatctgttaacaaataaaaaaccgaGTTAAAGAGTGGaagaaaactaatgtaattttgtatctgttttcatgtcctctactttacgttcaattcgattaaatattgttcttatttattgttaattctagtattgtaaggTAGTAtcaaatcagtaataattttctgacaataatagacctaataattcaaaaaataaaacaacttcttatgataatcttacgttaattgttgtagaacattaggcgtatttaaaaaaaaaaaaaataaacagttaataattgttaaaagttataagagatatTCAAAGTGTGTGCACCATTGGAAATTATACACAAATCTCCAGTCTTTTTcagagagattgtcttaaccgttcaaaattCCAGCAGTaatcctaatttcttgaaatccattttggatcctttgttgaagattcTCAATGTTGGGTAATGAAGTtgaataaacaatgaattttaaatggCCCCACAGGAAGAAGTCAAGAGGATTTAAGTCAGGTGATTGGGCAGGCCAGGGCACTGGTCCCTAcag contains these protein-coding regions:
- the LOC142329235 gene encoding uncharacterized protein LOC142329235, translated to MADEKRNGCFICDAVLIDVNKKIISSSTSYTNSLIIDKLSHLIGNECIIIVTEDDLICSNCFSLFDQIDKLENDLKNVIQIISNLLTDKYGLYKEITDNKNDYMSTPNKSCKEISEIEIKNGNNLKLDASKPSNNETMIISKNDANTLTFFCNICNCTIIGKRDFNKHIINNHIIKIQIINNKNRILNTYECSVCNSRYLNENTCKQHVENIHTNLVISTKGNYDLNQQISDVCLIDEEVTESSISNIDLETNLNSKDLMNNEQMCVLNESEDDATDKNYNIGKTENMFESCTEIIRDEINLVKKVNIDVCENKISNKVNCFDNNEKIKTKNNTDVMSYNSVDSDLEQEQDIGHCVRDRNMFKCEKCGNWVEKYCRTCRSNNINTTDVMNKTNVSKSELVFDSNINDIYCNKTIFTNANLNEKNLKHYNENTAEVRSFDQIKIESNTDNVLQSHESDSDKNISSMSISSENNIFQLIELLDSNSLLTKDDVENNENHCNEKINTFNINKLENNNNNSDENTVSGVINIKQIVYSKSNCSEKTSCLPNSDKSKTVIEDVALLNGELLITNLTSKNNQKANETNNKFSCSFCNHQFETKLCLKLHVKQQHKNDNLQNLISCVVCRGLKIHEMLHTGKYPFICEFCGKGFISSHILNEHKGGKHFKEFRHICDVCGKGFYFYDTYHKHRKHHDTPYPNQCDICKQYFRSSSRVAEHKRIKHTLERPYKCPYCPSSFHVGNLLKYHLCTHTRQYPHTCSTCNKGFPSRHKLALHMSKKHNDNSLINNRCPNNKERHEEWLKYSRKDN